The sequence below is a genomic window from Mercenaria mercenaria strain notata chromosome 14, MADL_Memer_1, whole genome shotgun sequence.
TTACTTATTCCCTGTCATAAAGTATTTCCAGAATATTAGTCTTATAAATGAAATCAATGGAAATTGCTTAACTGAGTCAGCTTGGCATAAAAAATCTGTGTCACTACATGTAGGTCAGATAACAGGAAAACATTACTAAAAACCgttatttcaaactttaaaaagtttataCTTAACGCAGTAGTAGTCTCTATTTTACTTGTTGACATGACGTATTTTAAAGGTCAAACAGTCAATGTCAGCCTGCTTGTTTAAATTTTAGAATGGTAATACAGAAGATGAACAGGCCGAAGAATTGTTAGATTATTTGCCAAAATCTGATCAAGGAGCAAAGACTTTTGACCTTTTCTGCGAGGCCTTGATAGCAGACTCTCAAAGCAATGTTGTTAAGTCTTACCTCAAGCCTGAAAACAAGAAAGAGTCAGATGAAAACAAGACTGTACAGGAGTCCGCAGAGAGTATAGGCGATACTTCATCTCAGGCTGGGGGACAGACATGTGTGCATGTAGCAGAGGGTGTAGAGTATAGGGACGGTGATCGTTCGGTCGCAAGTCCGAGCCATGTACCAAACATTGCTATCCGAGAAGAGTTTCAGAGTCAGATGTATAGGCGGAGTATTGAACCAAGAGATTTACATCATTCCCTGTCTTCCCCGAACTTGCCAAACAGTTCTGAACATGAAGCCagatttttctatcaaaattcgTTAAGAAATCCAAATGCTGTATACACTGTTTTAAATGACCGGTGcataaacaaaatggaaaaagaaaaacagCTGTTCAACATGGGCTTGCCTGTTGCTTCTATTTCACAAATTATGAACGATTATCACATGCAAAACAATAATGATCCATTGTTAGTAAGAGATTCGGGAAGTAAAATACTTCCAAAATGTGCGTCTTCCAAAGATTTTTCCCAGAATGCATTTGCTCAACCACCACCTGTGTTCGGTTATTCTCCACATAAAGAGATTAATGTGTCTTCCATGAATTCTTCATTCGGACCCAGTCCTCAAAAATCATTTGCCTTTCATACGAGGGATCAAACTTATTCACCAGTATTACAAGAAAGCGACTTTATAAGTGCTAAGAAAGGGTATGGTATAGGCACAATTAAGGAAAGAGAattagaaatagaaaatatttatagTTCTAGTAAGCAAAACGAAAAGCTGTTTAATGAGAAAATCGGGTCATGCTATGAAGGATATGATGAAAGTATGCGTCATAAAGTTTCAGCACCACAAGTCAGTGAAATCCGTTCCAGTCCATCCAGATTTTCTGATGCTCGTAATGTTATGGAGATGGACAGGTATATTGAAGTAAATAATAGCAGTGATGGTAGTCAACATCGCAGCATGATCTCGTTTCCTCGTCATGTTACAATGCTGCCAGTTTCTCACCATCCAGACCTCCGCAGTGAAGAATCATTCAGGGGAGACGATAGCAGATCACCAAGGCTAATGAGAAATGATAGTGTTGGTATGTACAGATTTATGATTAGGACTTGCAGTACCATTTTTGTAAAtagtgaaaattattttttttgataaGTTTATTTTTCCATATCACATACATGTTCAAGATAATGCACTACTTTTGTGTATATGCACAAATACTGTTCATTTAAGTGATAGTTATAATTCAAATAAATAGGAGTACTCTAAAGCAGTGAAATTACTAGATATTATGGCAGTACTAAAAAACATgcactttgaagaaaaaaaatcctttattttcCAGATACAATGCAAAAACGACCATTAAGTGAAGAAGTCGAAACTGGAGgtaaatttttcaaaccagttcTAGTTCATTTTCtagccagcccgcttagctcagtaggttagagcgttggtctacggatcgcaaaATCGCGAGTTTGATTCTCGGGCGGgccgcatgttctccgtgactatttgataaacgacattgtgtctgaaatcattagtcctccacctctgattcatgtggggaagttggcagttacttgcggagaacaggtttgtactggtacagaatccaggaacactgattaggttaactgcccgccgttactgaTGAAACACTGGAAACCATGCTTTTCAAAAAACTGCCACGTAATGCATTTCAACTTCACTGCTGCCATTGCTAACTATACTGCCACTGACTATGCATGTCATACTACCACTGCTTCCatagtcctaaatataagacctgacataactcatatcactttataagttcattttaattgatattttacattttttactttcTATGTTATGTCGaaaaaagctttgataataaaaatgtaaaatgtcagaatattgactgttgaacttcaaatgacaactttttcacgtctaattatttggactactgcTGCCACTGACAATGCATTGTTGCCATTGCTAACTATACTGCCACTGACAATGCATGTTCCTACCATTGCTACTGCTGTAAATACGGTGCGATTCATGTCCTAAAAACTATTACGCGTAGATCCATGTTCATTTGTTTATCGTAATATTAGATTCAAGTAAAATTGTCAACCTGAATGGTATTCGAAACAACAAAAGTAGATTGGAAAAGAAGAAccgataaaaaaatatatttttttttctatttagcaGCCGACACTTAGTCCCAACGCCTGCATATGCAATATTTACACAATGCGAAGAATCAAACAActttcttttacagaaaaattACCGTGTCGTTTTTCCGTAAAACCTACATACCTTTAATCCGTAATTTAATTGTTTgagtaaatcattttatttacaatgttctGTTGACTAAATTAattcataaccagcgttaaatgAAAGAAACAGCAGGTTTATAAATAGTGTCGCTTGTCAGATGTCAAAATTTATTGAAGCGGTATAAATAGAAACAAggagaacaagcaaattcgatgaattggtatcccccgccgaaagggtttgtggtgaggaatgacaaaaaaatatatccggcaaaaagttaaggatgttactaagaagcaaataatttcattagtcaaaatcaatttaacagaaaacaaatgtttaattaaagagtacataataaatattgatcctgactaaagaatttattttgaatggaatatgcttactgtaataagcttagctattaaaattaaatgcagctataggtatcgcacagtaataaggcgccttgaaatgtaaacaaacaaaacaatagcataaatttaagtcGATACACAACGTTTAGGCTGCAAACAGTAAATCCTCGTTGGTCGAGCGGTAATGGTATCTGTCTTATtttttttcgtcgggagttcgattttCGGACCCgtataaagtattttgaaaaatgtatttatttttcatgtttttttaataCGATTCAAAGAAAACATCACTAGTTTGTTAGTCTAGTACTAACTTGTGCACTAATTTATATATGTCACTGATAACACGTAATCGTGTTTAAATAAGCTTCATCTTTAATATAATCTAATGTTTTTTAGGCTTTCgaaaataaattagaaaccagagaaaagcAAATTTACACAAAGTATATCaactaaatgcaaaataaaaaaaatgatgggtgcaaggttcgaaccatcaaaactaacACTACAAAATGATCACATgtctatccactcaacctactgcgccatcaaacCAGCTATTGATCAtactttcaatatattttgttttaaaagagattgcaaagtactgattatttatttacatgttgctaaaaatactgtgcggtacttataattgaaatgtgagcttgaagtttaactggaacgaaatattgtctttgagagTGGtatggcaccaagtgttgctgtttcacatgtacatttgaacttaaaagaacagaatgtccttaagagaacacaatcaagtaagatatcttgaacatggctaagggcaaggtttgtgcagtcacaacttaacattttgaaggtttgaacatttaaaaaagaaagatgaaaggaatggaaatacatatatatgtatatataaatatatgtttatatttcttCATGTTCTTAGGGGGACGGGGTGTGTGAACAGGCGAGGAAACAAaaattcacatgttgattataaatattgatggaaaattaagaataatacttttttttaaatcggtgaagggggggggggtggggggatggacaggggatgcatgatcggtggtgggtatgactgggtggaggagccaggccggggaatggtacaacttgcatgttgataaatagtcatggaaggtttgaaaaaatctaaaataaggaatgaatttttttaaatattttttgggggggaggAGGGGGCGGTGAGGGAGGGgttgtgaccaaggcaagggggtgaccaggtgtgggtgcacaatttcacatttttataataaatgttcatggagaagaatgaaagaaatttaatgaaactttacctaatggtaagtttgttatgtatagtgcattttatttgacctggcggggcgtggttgcgcgacggtccactacatttttgtgcagggtatgtagtacatgtaaccaatgtaacgttgaattttagtcgttggttaccgaagattacggaatGAAACagttatattgctctacctattttgctcgttttttgagattaccatacTTTGCATAtatcagagattaactccgccccaccaggtcaaataaaacataatacaaatatgtggatttttatacaattagaTGGCAATaactgaagttacaaaagaaatctgaacgaaattgtgtgtgcacaaccatattatggtgatctaaattctgtttaaatttcatagttcaaggtcaattatatcaaaagttatgatgcagaaattgccatatttatagtaccatatatagttaacactagaaacttctaagggccataactctggtgttacttgggcaatctgactgaaacttgacgggccccaTAACCTTATAGTGGtggacatgtgtgaagtttgtttgaaaaaaaatctaaaataagaaatgattttttgggggttgggggttggggtggggaggggggtggaGGGAGTtaccaaggtaagggggtgaccaggtgtgggtgcacaacttcacatgtttatatagATGTTAATGgaacaaaatgaaagaaatttaatgaaattctaccaaatggtaagtttgttatgtacaaatatgtggatttttatacaattaaagggcaataactctgaagttacaaaagaaatctgaaCGAAATCGTGTGTGCACAACCACGATATAGTGATCTAAAttctatttaagtttcatagttctaggtcaaatatatcaaaaattacgATGcagatattgccatatttatagtaccatatatagttaacactagaaacttctaagggccataactctggtgttactggggaaatctgactgaaacttgacggacCGCATAAACTCATtgtgatgaacatgtatatgaagttttataaaaatattcccaaccgtttcctagatatggctgcggacggacggacggacggacaaccccaaaactatatccctccgacttcgtGGGATAAAAAGTTAACGACTTCCTAACGTTTTCCAAGACATGATTACGAGGTTAAAAGAACGTTTTAATACTTCTAAAATATCGTATTTCTGCCTGCAAAACCATATGCACGATTCTGTCTCACACGTTTGGCTCTCAGAGGATATTTCCTTGTCTCTAGGCCTATTCCGTAAATTAATGTACGTTACTCGGCGACAACATAATTGAAGCATTGCTtgtctatggtggcatatttccgCCACGAGCTAGCTAGGTAGCTTTCttgatacttcaaaaattatcttcataaaacGAAATGTTCTGATATGATTTATCTCAATAGTcgaaggtttcctggaaatattattgcgataatttacaatATTAGAACAATGAGAATATTTCCTGGAAAGTCTACAAAATTATCTTTATacctacctagctatctc
It includes:
- the LOC128548187 gene encoding uncharacterized protein LOC128548187: MEKRHKELLILQRANLVEDLNMRSGLFTQLLCRKIIDQRMVRKIKNGNTEDEQAEELLDYLPKSDQGAKTFDLFCEALIADSQSNVVKSYLKPENKKESDENKTVQESAESIGDTSSQAGGQTCVHVAEGVEYRDGDRSVASPSHVPNIAIREEFQSQMYRRSIEPRDLHHSLSSPNLPNSSEHEARFFYQNSLRNPNAVYTVLNDRCINKMEKEKQLFNMGLPVASISQIMNDYHMQNNNDPLLVRDSGSKILPKCASSKDFSQNAFAQPPPVFGYSPHKEINVSSMNSSFGPSPQKSFAFHTRDQTYSPVLQESDFISAKKGYGIGTIKERELEIENIYSSSKQNEKLFNEKIGSCYEGYDESMRHKVSAPQVSEIRSSPSRFSDARNVMEMDRYIEVNNSSDGSQHRSMISFPRHVTMLPVSHHPDLRSEESFRGDDSRSPRLMRNDSVDTMQKRPLSEEVETGGKFFKPVLVHFLASPLSSVGTTLQQQNFWEI